A window of the Sporosarcina sp. FSL K6-2383 genome harbors these coding sequences:
- a CDS encoding toxic anion resistance protein: protein MTENNEVKTMDDLLDNPFDFQEPLLPEEMQTKNNETSVSPKLIDRLSIEEREKAQQLAAQIPVGNYEAILTYGASAQGELSKFSHKMLDHVQSKDIGPVGDVLKDLMNRLSEIDPDDLSQKKKSGLSRLFNKATRSVQEMMSKYQKLSTQIDRIGIQLEHSKRGLIEDVHMLDNLYEQNKTYFQALNVYIAAAELKRDEIAHNIIPDMRRKAELSNDQMAFQEVNDMAQFLDRLEKRLYDLQLSRQITIQSAPQIRMIQQTNQTLAEKIQSSIMTSIPLWKNQIAIALTLNRQMKAVESQKLVTRTTNDLLLKNSEMLKINSIETAKENERGIIEIDTLKQTQENLIQTIEETLLIQADGRAKRKSAEIEIARMEEELKQRLLGVHEKIQNRPS from the coding sequence ATGACCGAAAATAATGAAGTGAAAACAATGGATGACCTACTTGATAATCCATTTGATTTTCAAGAACCCCTTCTTCCAGAAGAGATGCAAACAAAAAATAATGAGACAAGTGTCAGTCCAAAGCTTATCGACCGGCTCTCTATCGAAGAAAGAGAAAAAGCTCAACAGCTTGCTGCCCAAATTCCTGTCGGGAACTACGAGGCTATTCTTACATACGGTGCCAGTGCACAAGGTGAGCTATCCAAGTTTTCTCATAAGATGCTCGATCATGTGCAGAGTAAGGATATCGGTCCCGTCGGTGATGTGCTAAAGGATTTGATGAATCGACTTTCTGAAATTGACCCTGATGATTTATCACAGAAAAAGAAGTCAGGTCTCAGCCGTTTGTTCAATAAGGCTACACGCTCCGTTCAAGAAATGATGAGTAAATATCAAAAATTAAGCACTCAGATTGATCGGATTGGCATCCAGCTAGAGCATTCAAAACGCGGACTTATTGAAGATGTTCATATGCTTGATAATTTGTATGAACAAAATAAAACCTATTTCCAAGCACTGAATGTCTATATAGCTGCGGCAGAGTTAAAGCGTGACGAAATCGCCCACAACATTATTCCTGATATGCGTAGGAAAGCAGAGTTGTCAAACGATCAAATGGCTTTCCAAGAAGTCAATGACATGGCACAATTTCTAGATCGTTTGGAAAAACGGTTATACGATTTACAGTTATCTCGTCAAATTACTATCCAAAGTGCACCGCAAATACGAATGATTCAACAGACGAATCAGACGCTTGCAGAGAAAATCCAGTCATCCATTATGACATCCATTCCACTTTGGAAAAACCAAATTGCGATTGCACTGACTCTAAATCGCCAGATGAAGGCTGTCGAGTCACAGAAACTGGTCACCCGAACGACGAATGATTTACTACTAAAAAACTCAGAAATGCTTAAAATCAATTCGATTGAAACTGCCAAAGAAAATGAGCGTGGAATTATCGAAATTGATACACTCAAGCAGACACAAGAAAACTTAATTCAAACAATTGAAGAAACACTTCTAATTCAAGCAGATGGTCGTGCCAAACGGAAATCAGCTGAAATTGAAATTGCACGAATGGAAGAAGAACTGAAGCAGCGCCTTCTTGGCGTTCATGAAAAAATCCAAAACCGCCCTTCATAA
- a CDS encoding 5-bromo-4-chloroindolyl phosphate hydrolysis family protein: protein MKEIQHFFIRHFITAPISFGSWLYLVFGASMNVFAATGLWIVIYLGGTFSIKQIQLTSSIKKLGMSRSEYSHIKGQLTDAKRKVKRLNGLYGQVRSVQAFKQVYEMNGLARRILGIVKMNPKKFYHVEKFFYAHLDSAVELTSKYALLVNQPLKDKELRIALQNTRETLSDVNKQLEQDLRSALAPDLQQLQMEIDFVDITMNQDKPLLEMKGDSTNDRK, encoded by the coding sequence ATGAAAGAAATCCAACATTTTTTCATTAGACATTTCATCACTGCACCCATTAGCTTTGGATCATGGCTCTATTTAGTGTTTGGTGCAAGTATGAATGTTTTCGCAGCAACAGGTCTATGGATTGTGATTTATTTAGGTGGGACCTTTTCAATCAAGCAGATTCAACTAACCTCTAGCATTAAAAAATTGGGGATGTCCCGCTCCGAATACAGTCATATAAAAGGGCAACTTACTGATGCGAAAAGAAAAGTTAAACGATTAAACGGTCTCTACGGACAAGTACGATCTGTTCAGGCCTTTAAACAAGTATATGAAATGAATGGTCTTGCTAGAAGAATTCTTGGCATTGTTAAAATGAATCCAAAGAAATTTTATCATGTTGAAAAGTTTTTCTATGCCCATCTTGATTCCGCAGTCGAATTGACTTCGAAATATGCTTTACTTGTGAACCAGCCGTTAAAAGACAAAGAACTTCGAATCGCCTTACAAAACACACGTGAAACACTTAGTGATGTTAACAAGCAGTTAGAGCAAGATTTACGAAGTGCCCTTGCACCCGATCTTCAACAGCTTCAAATGGAAATTGATTTTGTGGATATCACAATGAATCAAGACAAGCCACTTCTCGAAATGAAAGGAGATTCCACTAATGACCGAAAATAA
- a CDS encoding DUF1033 family protein codes for MIYMKADYEPWWMFAGWEETIRSRLAFDSAQEALHYCEGLLLELRNKYPFEAMKKDSFFAFWTECEKDFCEACDEDLQLYHGVIFMKDGKPTAFRVADV; via the coding sequence GTGATTTATATGAAAGCAGATTATGAGCCTTGGTGGATGTTTGCAGGATGGGAAGAAACGATTCGTTCCCGTCTAGCATTCGACAGCGCGCAAGAGGCGTTACACTATTGTGAGGGGCTATTGCTGGAATTACGCAATAAATATCCATTTGAAGCAATGAAAAAAGATAGCTTTTTTGCGTTTTGGACTGAATGTGAAAAGGATTTTTGCGAGGCGTGTGATGAGGATTTACAACTTTATCATGGAGTGATTTTTATGAAGGATGGGAAGCCGACAGCTTTTCGTGTAGCAGATGTATAG
- a CDS encoding ABC-F family ATP-binding cassette domain-containing protein, with the protein MIAVSNVSLQFGDRKLFEDVNIQFNPGHCYGLIGANGAGKSTFLKILSGELETQEGNVIMNKDERLAILKQNHFEYEESVVLDTVIMGHKRLYDIMMEKNAIYMKEDFSDEDGMRAAELEGEFGDLNGWEAESEAAILLQGLGLKEEFHQVKMAELDGSDKVKVLLAQALFGKPDVLLLDEPTNHLDLKAIQWLEEFLINFDNTVIVVSHDRHFLNKVCTQIADLDFSKIQVYPGNYDFWYESSQLALKMSQDQNKKKEEKIKELQAFVARFSANASKSKQATSRKKTLEKIELDDIKPSSRRYPFVNFQIGREIGNDVLTIQDVSKTQDGRVMLKDASFTMNKEDKIILLGNPLAKTALLEILAGEAEPDAGTVKWGVTTSRAYFPIDNNEYFQGTEQSLVEWLRQYSPDDQTETFLRGFLGRMLFSGEEVNKKPSVLSGGEKVRCMLSKMMLTSANVLLLDEPMNHLDLESIQALNNGLISFKGAMLFTSHDQQFIQTVSNRIIEIHDDGTIFDKMMGYDEYLEWKEQQEKNK; encoded by the coding sequence ATGATAGCAGTTAGTAATGTAAGCCTTCAATTCGGCGATCGCAAGCTGTTTGAAGATGTGAATATACAGTTTAATCCGGGTCATTGTTATGGTCTAATTGGTGCAAACGGTGCGGGTAAATCGACGTTCTTGAAAATTTTGTCGGGTGAGCTTGAAACGCAAGAAGGAAACGTCATCATGAACAAAGATGAGCGCCTTGCAATCCTGAAACAGAACCACTTCGAATATGAAGAAAGCGTCGTACTGGATACGGTTATTATGGGCCATAAACGACTGTATGATATTATGATGGAGAAAAACGCTATCTATATGAAAGAAGATTTTTCTGATGAAGATGGTATGCGTGCTGCTGAACTTGAAGGTGAGTTTGGCGATTTGAATGGTTGGGAAGCTGAGTCTGAAGCTGCCATCCTTCTACAAGGTTTAGGTCTAAAAGAAGAGTTCCACCAAGTGAAGATGGCTGAACTAGATGGTTCTGATAAAGTAAAAGTGCTTCTAGCACAAGCGCTATTCGGTAAACCTGATGTCCTTCTTCTCGATGAGCCTACCAACCACTTGGACTTGAAAGCCATCCAATGGTTAGAAGAATTCCTTATCAACTTTGATAATACAGTTATCGTCGTATCCCATGACCGTCACTTTTTGAATAAAGTATGTACACAAATTGCGGATCTCGATTTCTCTAAAATTCAAGTATACCCAGGTAACTATGATTTCTGGTATGAATCTAGCCAACTCGCGCTGAAAATGTCACAGGACCAAAACAAGAAAAAAGAAGAAAAAATTAAAGAGCTTCAAGCATTCGTTGCACGTTTCAGTGCCAACGCTTCGAAATCTAAACAAGCGACTTCACGTAAGAAAACACTTGAGAAAATCGAGTTGGATGATATTAAACCATCATCACGTCGTTACCCATTCGTCAACTTCCAAATCGGTCGTGAAATTGGGAATGACGTCCTGACAATCCAAGACGTTTCGAAAACACAGGATGGAAGAGTAATGCTGAAAGATGCATCATTCACGATGAACAAAGAAGATAAAATCATTCTTCTTGGAAATCCACTTGCGAAAACAGCCCTTCTTGAAATTCTTGCTGGAGAGGCTGAACCGGATGCTGGTACTGTTAAATGGGGAGTGACAACATCACGTGCATACTTCCCTATCGACAATAATGAATACTTCCAAGGTACTGAACAATCGCTTGTTGAATGGTTGCGTCAATATTCACCCGATGATCAAACCGAAACATTCTTGCGCGGTTTCCTAGGACGCATGTTGTTCTCAGGTGAAGAAGTGAACAAAAAACCATCTGTTCTATCTGGTGGAGAAAAAGTACGTTGTATGCTTTCTAAAATGATGTTAACAAGTGCAAACGTTCTTCTTCTCGATGAGCCGATGAACCACTTGGATCTCGAATCCATTCAAGCACTCAATAATGGTTTGATTTCATTCAAGGGCGCTATGCTCTTTACATCACATGACCAACAGTTCATACAAACAGTTTCCAACCGTATCATTGAAATCCATGATGACGGTACAATTTTTGATAAAATGATGGGCTATGATGAATACCTAGAATGGAAAGAACAACAAGAAAAAAATAAGTAA
- a CDS encoding DUF2383 domain-containing protein: protein MQTSVIKELNTFLEGNYMAIQAYEKYIHHIDNSDIKQTLQKIQQDHKEHAILVAERIQNLSGVPVDDVGMMGSIAELMNKIKGPTKDIVPILKDALVGEHRGIVKSKELLDGDLDPVSLELVKAILNHDQKHVDLLDELISLNG, encoded by the coding sequence ATGCAAACTAGTGTGATTAAAGAATTAAATACCTTTCTGGAAGGAAACTATATGGCCATACAAGCCTATGAAAAATACATTCATCATATCGATAATTCAGATATAAAACAGACCCTTCAAAAAATCCAACAAGACCATAAAGAACATGCAATTTTAGTTGCAGAGAGAATACAAAATCTTAGTGGTGTACCTGTTGATGATGTAGGCATGATGGGAAGCATTGCTGAATTAATGAATAAGATAAAAGGTCCAACTAAAGATATTGTTCCCATTTTGAAAGATGCTCTCGTTGGTGAACATAGGGGTATTGTAAAATCTAAAGAGCTTCTTGATGGAGACTTAGACCCCGTGAGCTTAGAGCTTGTAAAAGCTATTTTGAATCACGATCAAAAACATGTTGACTTATTAGACGAACTTATTTCGCTAAATGGATAG
- a CDS encoding MFS transporter has translation MSTKINRRNAALIIIAIFVISINMRPAITSIGPMLETIREQLVLSNAQVSLLTSVPVICMGIFAMLAPFLNRSFGLKCTMTVMIILVGTMTALRGFIPGYPVLIGTAFIVGIAIAVMGPLLSAMIKQYFPDRAASVIAIYSFGMGVGSAASAGLTAVFFDTTGSYLFALSIWSVLALVGLVAWFLAMPGQVEVRQLDTIVVKAERKKVRSPWKSRKAWLFLLFFGLQSSAFFSIITWLAPIATSAGMTLLQAGTLLSVMTTVQIFLNILLPLLMQRFSARKFWLLLMLIAGMTSIILFWTGIHSLMWIGAFIMGIPLGGLFPVALLLPLDETETAEEASAWTAMMQTGGFIMGGILPLLIALVFDWTDNHHYTFVIMMLLYTMMVVLTFLIGDKKRKTT, from the coding sequence ATGTCAACAAAAATAAACAGAAGAAATGCAGCACTCATAATTATAGCGATATTTGTCATCTCCATTAATATGCGCCCAGCGATTACATCTATCGGGCCGATGCTCGAAACGATTCGAGAACAATTAGTATTATCCAATGCACAGGTCAGTCTACTGACATCTGTTCCGGTCATTTGCATGGGGATTTTCGCTATGTTGGCTCCGTTTTTGAATCGTTCATTTGGTTTAAAATGCACCATGACCGTGATGATTATACTCGTTGGAACTATGACCGCTCTTCGCGGTTTCATACCAGGTTATCCAGTACTGATTGGTACTGCATTCATTGTCGGAATTGCGATTGCTGTAATGGGCCCGCTTCTTTCTGCGATGATCAAACAGTATTTTCCAGACCGAGCGGCATCCGTCATTGCTATTTATTCATTCGGCATGGGAGTTGGATCAGCTGCAAGTGCTGGGCTTACGGCTGTATTCTTTGATACGACCGGCTCTTACCTATTTGCGCTGAGCATTTGGTCTGTGCTAGCACTTGTTGGCTTAGTTGCATGGTTTTTAGCGATGCCAGGCCAGGTTGAGGTCCGTCAACTTGATACTATTGTCGTAAAAGCTGAACGCAAAAAGGTAAGGTCTCCATGGAAATCAAGGAAAGCTTGGCTATTCTTATTATTTTTTGGTCTGCAATCATCTGCATTCTTTTCAATCATTACATGGCTTGCACCCATCGCAACGTCTGCTGGCATGACACTGTTGCAGGCGGGGACGCTCCTTAGTGTGATGACGACTGTCCAAATCTTTTTAAATATTTTGCTGCCGTTGCTGATGCAACGTTTTTCTGCGCGGAAATTTTGGCTGTTACTCATGCTTATCGCAGGGATGACGTCGATTATTCTGTTCTGGACAGGTATCCATTCCCTTATGTGGATTGGCGCATTCATCATGGGTATTCCACTCGGTGGTTTGTTTCCAGTTGCGTTACTATTGCCATTAGACGAAACAGAGACTGCTGAAGAAGCGAGTGCATGGACCGCGATGATGCAGACAGGTGGATTCATCATGGGCGGAATATTGCCACTGCTCATTGCACTTGTCTTTGATTGGACGGATAATCATCATTATACCTTTGTCATTATGATGTTGTTATATACAATGATGGTAGTATTGACATTTTTGATTGGTGATAAAAAACGCAAAACCACTTGA
- a CDS encoding GNAT family N-acetyltransferase, with protein sequence MEIIYETSRLILYTLDDSHQDAAKEFWGEEEVMVFCDGASSHDVLPRIIDAYRKCQETHGLSVYAVKDKASNEIIGAAGFNIIDSVNKVELIYHYSKKSWGKGFATEAASACIEIARNHGGVQVITASASLENKGSLKVLEKIGFTFIGVKWFDDTQQEEPCYKYHF encoded by the coding sequence GTGGAAATAATTTATGAAACTAGTCGGCTAATTCTATACACGTTGGATGACTCCCACCAAGATGCTGCAAAAGAATTTTGGGGAGAGGAAGAAGTGATGGTATTTTGCGACGGGGCTTCTTCGCATGATGTGTTGCCTCGAATTATCGATGCTTATAGGAAATGTCAGGAAACACATGGCTTATCTGTCTATGCGGTGAAAGATAAAGCATCGAATGAAATTATAGGTGCTGCTGGATTTAATATTATAGATTCAGTAAATAAAGTAGAATTAATTTATCATTACAGTAAAAAGTCTTGGGGCAAAGGATTTGCAACGGAAGCCGCAAGTGCATGTATCGAAATTGCCCGGAATCATGGGGGAGTACAAGTGATCACAGCTTCTGCGAGTCTTGAAAACAAAGGGTCTTTAAAAGTGTTAGAGAAGATAGGCTTTACTTTTATCGGCGTGAAATGGTTTGATGATACACAGCAAGAAGAACCTTGTTACAAGTATCATTTTTAA
- the thrS gene encoding threonine--tRNA ligase — MNDKQIEIQFPDGSRKEFPSGITVADIAQSISSSLRKNVVAGKVNGQLCDLSHCIEENAEITLFTKDSDEGLQMLRHTTAHVLGQAVKRLYGDSQLGIGPVIDNGFFYDFQLPTNLNDNDLAMIEKEMQAIIKEDLPIERMEVTYEEAEKLFEQRGELFKLELLKDIPADEKISLYQQGEFIDLCRGPHLPSTGGIKAFKLTHVSGAYWRGDSDNQVLQRVYGIAFLKNKDLNEHLSFLEEAEKRDHRKLGKQLKLFMFSEEAPGMPFYLPNGQVIRTELENFSRAVQTKAGYAEVRTPFMMNQRMWEQSGHWDHYHENMYFSEVENVKFAMKPMNCPGHMLIFKNSLHSYRDLPIRMAEFGQVHRHEFSGALNGLLRVRTFCQDDAHIFVRQDQIQSEIQQVIHLIDEMYQTFGFDYSVELSTRPKQSLGSDEMWNDSEDALRTVLDDLEINYQLNEGDGAFYGPKIDFHIKDALGRSHQCGTIQLDFQMPEKFDLTYIDENNEKVRPVVIHRAIFGSIDRFFGILIEHFAGAFPIWLAPVQVQIIPVSSIHLDYALSVRSMLRDAGIRVDIDDRNEKLGYKIREAQLHKVPYTLVLGDNEVNNGTVNIRKFGRQTPESLFSENFRLLITQQIEQRAL, encoded by the coding sequence ATGAATGACAAACAAATTGAGATTCAATTTCCAGATGGTAGCCGAAAGGAATTTCCGTCAGGCATTACAGTAGCGGATATTGCACAATCCATAAGTTCAAGCTTGAGAAAAAATGTTGTGGCGGGAAAAGTAAATGGGCAACTATGTGATCTATCACATTGTATTGAGGAAAATGCTGAAATCACATTGTTTACGAAGGATTCGGATGAAGGACTCCAGATGTTAAGACATACAACTGCACATGTGTTAGGGCAGGCAGTTAAAAGACTATATGGTGACTCGCAGTTAGGCATTGGGCCTGTGATTGACAACGGATTCTTCTATGATTTTCAATTACCAACTAACCTCAATGACAATGATTTAGCGATGATTGAAAAAGAAATGCAAGCTATTATCAAAGAAGATTTACCAATCGAGCGAATGGAAGTCACATATGAAGAGGCTGAAAAACTATTTGAGCAGCGTGGTGAATTGTTTAAATTGGAGTTGTTAAAAGACATTCCGGCGGACGAGAAAATATCTCTTTATCAACAAGGGGAATTTATAGACCTTTGCCGCGGACCACATCTTCCGTCAACTGGAGGGATAAAAGCATTCAAGCTCACACATGTGTCAGGTGCTTATTGGCGTGGGGATAGCGACAATCAAGTGTTGCAGCGAGTGTATGGCATTGCGTTTTTGAAAAATAAGGATTTGAATGAGCATCTATCGTTTTTGGAGGAGGCGGAAAAAAGGGATCATCGAAAGCTAGGAAAGCAATTGAAATTATTCATGTTCTCTGAGGAAGCGCCAGGCATGCCTTTTTATTTACCAAATGGGCAGGTGATACGTACAGAACTAGAGAACTTTTCACGCGCTGTTCAAACGAAAGCAGGCTATGCCGAAGTTCGCACGCCGTTCATGATGAACCAACGGATGTGGGAGCAATCAGGCCACTGGGATCATTATCATGAGAATATGTATTTTTCAGAGGTGGAAAACGTAAAATTTGCGATGAAGCCGATGAACTGTCCAGGGCATATGCTGATTTTTAAAAATAGCCTTCATTCATACCGTGATTTGCCGATTCGAATGGCTGAATTTGGTCAGGTTCATCGCCATGAATTTAGCGGTGCGCTAAACGGATTGTTACGCGTGCGAACATTTTGCCAAGATGATGCGCATATTTTTGTGAGGCAGGACCAAATCCAAAGCGAAATTCAGCAGGTAATTCATTTGATTGATGAGATGTATCAAACTTTCGGTTTTGACTATTCGGTTGAACTGTCAACAAGGCCAAAGCAGTCTCTTGGAAGTGACGAGATGTGGAATGATTCGGAAGATGCGTTGCGCACTGTTTTGGATGATTTAGAGATTAACTATCAACTGAATGAAGGGGACGGTGCGTTTTACGGACCTAAAATCGACTTCCATATTAAAGATGCGCTAGGTCGTAGCCATCAATGCGGAACAATTCAACTCGATTTCCAAATGCCTGAAAAGTTCGACCTGACGTATATTGATGAAAACAATGAAAAGGTGCGTCCAGTTGTCATTCATCGTGCGATTTTTGGCTCCATCGATCGTTTCTTTGGTATATTAATCGAACATTTTGCAGGTGCTTTCCCAATTTGGCTTGCACCCGTGCAGGTACAAATTATCCCTGTTTCGAGTATTCATTTGGATTATGCATTAAGCGTACGGTCTATGTTAAGAGACGCAGGGATTCGGGTAGACATTGACGACCGAAATGAAAAGCTAGGTTATAAAATCAGAGAAGCTCAATTGCATAAGGTTCCCTATACGCTTGTTCTGGGAGACAATGAAGTGAATAATGGCACAGTGAATATTAGGAAATTTGGACGTCAAACACCGGAGAGCTTATTCAGCGAAAACTTTAGGTTATTGATTACACAACAAATAGAGCAGCGTGCACTTTAA
- a CDS encoding nitroreductase family protein produces the protein MSVLDVIRSRREITSFQAKKIPKELLDQIVDAAYYAPSGNNLASREFIVIENREKLDHLEKTTPFIKWMATAQAAIVVTGRPDISKYWLQDASIATAFIWLTAADLQLGVGFGAVYHSEDVEESRIRETYAREALNIPSDRRVVAILGLGFPIEKPEEKKMLVREDIVFYESF, from the coding sequence TTGTCTGTTTTAGATGTTATTCGTTCACGGCGTGAGATTACGAGTTTTCAAGCGAAAAAAATTCCCAAAGAGCTACTGGATCAAATTGTAGATGCTGCGTATTATGCGCCTTCGGGGAATAATTTAGCATCTCGAGAATTTATCGTCATAGAAAATCGTGAAAAACTGGATCATTTAGAAAAAACGACTCCCTTCATAAAATGGATGGCTACGGCACAAGCAGCAATTGTTGTGACGGGTCGACCAGATATTAGTAAGTATTGGCTACAGGACGCTTCGATTGCGACGGCATTTATATGGCTAACTGCAGCAGATTTACAGCTTGGTGTAGGCTTTGGTGCCGTCTATCATTCGGAGGATGTAGAAGAATCAAGAATTCGTGAAACATACGCACGGGAGGCTCTAAATATCCCGTCAGATCGTAGAGTTGTCGCGATTCTAGGGCTTGGTTTTCCGATTGAAAAGCCAGAAGAGAAAAAAATGTTAGTTCGCGAAGATATTGTATTTTATGAATCGTTTTAA
- a CDS encoding NUDIX hydrolase has product MDVVFQTEQAVFNYRVAGIWIENGHVLLHRDVNESNWSLPGGRVSIAEDSQSSLRREFREELGIDIQIDRMSLVIENFFEYRERDFHEIGFYYDVTAKKNFASFDEKPFYGIEGERLIFQWIPLEGLDQVDLHPVCLRASLQKSQPHIQHFVVK; this is encoded by the coding sequence ATGGATGTCGTTTTTCAAACAGAACAAGCCGTCTTTAATTATCGTGTAGCGGGGATTTGGATAGAAAATGGGCATGTTTTGTTGCATCGTGATGTCAACGAGTCAAATTGGTCACTGCCTGGGGGAAGGGTGTCCATTGCGGAGGATTCGCAAAGTAGCCTGAGAAGAGAGTTTCGTGAAGAATTGGGGATTGACATACAGATTGACAGAATGTCCTTGGTCATTGAGAACTTCTTTGAATATCGTGAAAGGGATTTTCATGAAATTGGTTTTTATTATGATGTAACAGCCAAGAAAAATTTTGCGTCCTTTGATGAAAAACCATTCTATGGCATTGAAGGTGAGCGTTTAATTTTTCAATGGATACCTCTTGAGGGGTTGGATCAGGTTGATTTACATCCGGTATGTTTGCGTGCCTCACTACAAAAATCACAGCCCCATATACAGCATTTTGTAGTGAAATAA
- the msrA gene encoding peptide-methionine (S)-S-oxide reductase MsrA, giving the protein MTEKTIEKAVFAGGCFWCMVKPFKEWDGIHDVVSGYMGGHVDNPTYEDVKKGDSGHLEVVEITYDPAVFPYAKLLDVFWQQIDPTDADGQFQDRGHSYSTAIFHHTDEQRQIAETSKKQLDTSGTFSKPIVTPIRPAETFYRAEEYHQDYYVKEKEHYEEDRARSGRDEFIDSHWA; this is encoded by the coding sequence ATGACTGAGAAAACAATTGAAAAAGCCGTGTTTGCCGGTGGTTGCTTCTGGTGCATGGTAAAACCATTCAAAGAGTGGGATGGTATCCATGATGTCGTGTCTGGTTATATGGGCGGACATGTCGACAACCCTACATATGAAGATGTCAAAAAAGGAGATTCTGGTCATTTGGAAGTTGTCGAAATCACTTATGATCCTGCCGTTTTTCCTTATGCCAAACTACTCGACGTATTTTGGCAGCAAATTGATCCCACAGATGCCGATGGTCAATTTCAGGATCGTGGACACTCGTACTCAACAGCGATTTTTCATCACACAGACGAGCAGCGTCAAATCGCTGAAACATCTAAAAAACAACTTGACACAAGTGGTACTTTTTCAAAGCCAATCGTTACCCCAATCCGACCAGCAGAGACGTTTTACCGCGCGGAGGAGTATCATCAGGATTATTATGTGAAAGAAAAAGAACATTACGAGGAAGATCGTGCGCGCTCTGGTCGCGATGAGTTTATTGACAGTCATTGGGCTTGA
- a CDS encoding YjcZ family sporulation protein encodes MGRECHGGESNSFSLIVVLFILLIIIGASFLY; translated from the coding sequence ATGGGACGCGAATGTCATGGAGGCGAATCTAATTCATTTTCTTTGATTGTAGTATTATTCATTCTTTTAATTATTATCGGTGCAAGCTTTCTTTACTAA
- a CDS encoding LCP family protein, which yields MDEHYEGPIPKRRRKKKLRLGRVIFTIATLCFIAAGLYSFIQYNAGKSLSKDNGINPGAFKGDAVDPKYTSIENYLLLGVDDDGSGNSRTDTMMVLSWDKSEGMIRVISFMRDIYADIPGYKSYKLNTAYYLNGVQTIKDTITGMFGVPIHHYAIVDFKNFESIVDIAFPDGVEIDVKKEMSEKIGVTLMPGKKQLNGKELLGYARFRADAEGDFGRVARQQEVISAMKDEVLRPGMIAHIPKLAGALSGFINTDLTTKDEISRVLSLLMKKGADVETMTVPIEGSYSFNSYAHAGSVIELDIEKNKAAITKFINMQLD from the coding sequence ATGGATGAACATTATGAAGGACCTATACCCAAAAGAAGAAGAAAGAAAAAACTTCGCCTTGGTCGGGTCATTTTTACAATAGCGACACTATGCTTTATAGCAGCTGGACTCTATTCATTTATTCAATATAATGCGGGTAAATCGCTATCGAAGGATAACGGCATTAATCCAGGAGCATTTAAAGGAGATGCGGTGGATCCGAAATATACATCGATTGAAAATTACTTACTACTCGGCGTTGATGATGATGGTAGCGGCAATTCGCGGACGGATACGATGATGGTATTATCTTGGGATAAGAGTGAAGGCATGATACGTGTCATTTCGTTTATGCGTGATATTTACGCTGACATTCCTGGTTATAAATCATACAAACTGAATACTGCTTATTACCTTAACGGAGTACAGACCATTAAGGATACGATAACAGGTATGTTTGGGGTTCCTATTCACCATTATGCTATTGTTGATTTCAAAAACTTTGAATCGATTGTTGACATTGCCTTTCCGGATGGTGTAGAAATTGACGTCAAAAAAGAAATGTCTGAAAAAATTGGTGTCACATTGATGCCTGGTAAAAAACAATTGAATGGCAAAGAGTTACTTGGTTATGCACGTTTCCGCGCAGATGCAGAAGGTGATTTTGGACGAGTAGCTAGACAACAAGAAGTCATTTCAGCGATGAAAGACGAGGTATTGCGGCCAGGTATGATTGCACATATACCAAAGCTTGCAGGTGCACTATCCGGATTCATCAATACAGATTTGACAACAAAAGATGAAATTTCGCGTGTTCTCTCCCTTCTGATGAAAAAAGGAGCAGATGTGGAAACGATGACTGTTCCAATAGAAGGTTCGTATTCATTCAACTCTTATGCACATGCCGGCTCTGTCATCGAGTTGGATATTGAAAAAAATAAAGCTGCAATCACAAAATTTATCAATATGCAGCTCGATTAA